CCACAAATATcaattatattcatataattacTTACAGAAATGAGATTGGCAGcgactgtattttattttcttgcctttgttatcctttatatatttgtatgtgttgaCCATATCCCTGTTTTGTCTTAATCACTAGTATAAATAAAGTGTGATTTTGGTTGATAATAAGCATTATAATTCCCTCTTTAAAGAAAAACCTTGTTAAGAATAACCAGTTCGCTGGTGGAACTCTGTGACATCCATGTTTTGGAGATGGATGGGAGCACTTCATTGTAAGAggcatatttatattatattcattattattatttaggaaTTAAACATGAACAAAGGTGTATGTTAGTGATGAGTATCCAAAAaggaaaactctgatctctctctatatatatatatatttttttttttaatttttcacgtCATAttgatatttctaaattatttttggcACTCCTCTGTCGGGATAAAGATCCTAGTCATCCACGGGTCTTTCCTTGTTTGTTTACTTCTCCAGATTCCCTTGCCAGGAGAGTTTCACAACTGAGGGCATACATGAGCCATTTGTATGATAGAAGAATAAGAAAACCAGAGTTTTCTGGCTGACACTTGTCCCATGGCAGATGCGACTTTTGCCCTTGATGTGAAAATCCCCTGAGAATCTCCCATCAGTGCTGCAATAGCCAAGACCACCTTTGGGAGCTTCCTATGATTCCGAAAATTCTGAATGTCTAGCACATCCTTCTTGACATTGATGATGCTAGCATTCCAACACATAGGCAAGTCTAATTCTTCCCTGAAACCTCCTATGACTATACATACCTAGAGAGGTTTCCTATTTACTCTCAGAGAGCAATTCTACTTAATCCTACCTCAAACTTTGCAATAGATCAGAAACTTCCTATTGTATTGTCTATATGTGCAACGATGTTGTAAATCCCATTTTATTAGATATCCCAGAGTTTTAGTATTGCAAACAACAAAATGCAATTGTTCTTTGATCAAAAATTCATCACTCACAAAACATTTCAAATTATTACATTCATTATATTGGCAAACAGTTTCCTCAAAGGCAAGACAAATTTGTACTCTTGGTAATTTTATGTGAAGATGCTGGAAATTTTTGTGTGGCATatataatgctatttttaattgTCTACGTTCTAGTccaagaaaaaatgataaaaattgacTTCTTGTCCATTTCTTTGTTAGTGAgagaatattttacataaatttatctGACACCAATCCTTTGGTAATGttctatttatatcatttttttccttttcttcattgtgtattcatatacaaacaaaggaaagttatgtctaattcattctacagtctttcccattctctttcctcccccctttccttcattcctctttgtttaattcaatgaatttctattattcCCTACCCAACTCCcatgtgtgttagcatccacatgcCACAAAGAACATCaggactttggttttttgggggactggcttatttcacttagcataatagtctccagttccatccatttatcagcaaatgccataatttcattttttatggctgatatttcattgtgtatgtataccacattttgtttaaccatttatctgttgaaaggcacctaggttggttccatagcataGCTATTGTTAACTGAGCTCCTATAATCATTAATTTGGCTATGTCAatgtagtaggctgattttaagtcctttgggtacaaaccgaggagtgggatagctgggacaaatggtggcttcattccaaattttctaaggaatctccattttgctttctagatggttgcaccagtttgtgtccaccagaaatgtataaatgaaactctttctccacattcttaccaGCATGTATCTTAATAAttgtgtattcttgataattgtcattctgactggagtgagatggaatctcagtgtagttttagtttgcatttctttgattgctggagatgttgaatgttttttcatatattttttggccatttgtatttcttcttctgtgaattgtctgttcatatctttgtccatttattgattgggtcatttgttttcttcgtgttaagttttttgagttctttgtatatcctgaagattaatgatCGCTCTGAGGTGTAGTTGGCAAAGactttctctcattctgtaggctctctgttcacgttcttgattgtttcttttgctgtgaagaagctttttagtttgataccctccaatttattgattattgattttacttcttgcattttaggagtcttattgaagaAGCTGGCTCCtgatctgacatgatgaagagtttggtctactttttcttctagtaggcatagggtctctggcttaatgcttaggtccttgatccactttgagttgagttttgtgcagagtgagagataggggttcaatttccacctactacatatggatttccagttttcccagcatccttTGTTGAAGGGGCTATCTATTCTTCAATTCATGTTCATGTCACCTTTTTCTGgcatttgaaaactgttatttatgtgggtgtgtctctatgtcttctattctgttccattggttgtcatggtgccaataccatgttttgtttgttactatagctctgtagtatactttaggcctggaattgtgatgcctcctgcctTATTttccttgctaaggattgctttgtctattctggaacTCTTggttttccaaattaatttcatgactcctttttatatttttatgaagaatatcattggaattttaataggaattgcattgaatctatatagtgcttttggtagtatgaacattttgacaatattaattcttcctatccaagaacatgggaagtcttttcatcttctaaggtcttcctcaatttcttcctttaatgttctgtagttttcattgtagaggtcctttACTTGCTTGATTaacttgattcccaagtattttactttttttgaggctattgtgaatgggatactttttctaatttttctttctatggaTTCATCATTGCTGTAtagaaacacaattgatttatgggtgttagttttatatccttctactttgctgaatttgtttaagACTTCAACAAGCTTTTTGGTGGAATTTtagggtcttctaaatatagaatcatgttgtcagtaaatagggatagtttgagtttttcttttcctacttgtactcctttaatttctttcctttgtctaattgttctggctaggtTTTCAAGGattgtgttgaatagaagtggtgaaagaagacattcctatcttgttccagtttttagaggaaatggtttcaatttttcttcatttagaatgctgttggccttgggtttagtataaacagcttttacagtgttgagggaTGTTCCTACTCTCTCtagttttctagtattttgaacatgaatggatgcaaAGTTTTGTAAATTCtactctgcatctattgatagaATCAAGTGATTCTTGtgtttaagtctgttgatgtggtgagttacatttattgatttccatatgttgaaccagtTTGCAttaccaggtggaatcccacttGTTCATGTATCCTatctttttaatctgtttttgtatgtgatttgccagaattttattgagaatttttgcatctatgtttataaGGGATATTggcttgaatttttatttccttgatgtttctttgtctggttttagaatTATGGTGATGCTAGCATCACAGAATAAGTTTGGAaaggtttccttcttttttaatatatttttcgtATGCACAACTAATATTACAAACACTAAATGTTGAAAGCAAAGtatttttatctctaaaataCCTTAGCTATGTTGACCACACCTacatagatacacacatacacacacacacacacacatttttgatTATCTAAATTTTTGTATACATCTTCATTTTAAACTATAATGGAGATGACTGGCAcattggttttcatttaaaagttgCCCCAGTTGTCTTTGTCTAGGAacttttctgggaaaaaaaactCACAGATCTTcagaaattatttgtaaaataactaagtttttaattatttgattttcagTCTGATAACATTTATCACAAAAGTGATGCCCAGTCATATACCTAACTCCTAATCAAAGTAGCCATAAATACATTCAAAGAAAAGGTCACATCCCTGAACAGAGAATGATGGAAAACAGTCACTTTGGGAAATCTGATAGGTCCTATTAAATTCCATACAAATGGATTTAATTACGCTGTGAATCATAACTTGTTCAATTTCCACCCCCTTTGAACAATGAAATTCATCAACATTCaagaaaaatcagcaaaataatttttgcttaattttctattttctgaagtgTTTGAAAttgtcctctttctctttcacttgcTTCACCCATCTATCATCTCACACCTCTAACTGCAGATGCACTGGGACTTCACCATAGCTAGAGCCAAACAGGATCTATCTGTTGTAGAGTCACTGATTTCTGTTAAACAAATTaaatctagaagaaaacatggtaaATGGGTCACAAGGGTATGAAAATAAACTGAAACGAGTTTGGGGACTTGACACAATATTTTCTGTAGAAAAAGGgcagggaaatataaattagttttgattttctagcataagaaaataaagatgataattaGCACAGAATAATTTTAGCCACTTAGAATTCCAATGAGTAAAATTACCTTATATCAAATTTGGTAAAAATAAAggctgaaggaaaaaataaaacaaaggattCATTAAACCTGAACAACAGAATCAGTAATGCATATCTTCTAGTTATGTATAGAaacttaaccttttttttttttttacagaaagagTATGCACTCTGTTTACAAACAACATGAAATATTTGTGATTGTTGACTCTTGCAACAGAAACTTCAACCATGTCACAAAGCGGAAAAGGTAGATACGATTTTGTAATTGAATATGATAGACATTATAATACTGGACAATAATATAAGAAGGTCTCGCTACCAAAGACCTGTAAAATGCTTATTGAGACAAACGGAAAAcaatatgtaaaatgaaatgaGTTGTAGAAAATAATGTCAATTATACTCCACAATTTATAATACACAGCTAAATTTAAAGGCATGATTAAAGAACATTTGACCTTAATTTTTACATGAGCAAAGAATTTAGTGGTAGTTTTCAAAATGTATCATCTCAGTGCCATCTAAACTATTTCTGACATTCTTTAGTaactcatttttaataaatattaaaaaatcaaatgttcaACTCACAGAAtgttaaaaactattttatgttattaaaatataaaaatttcaaaggatTTGAAAAAGTATCACtgatagaaaatttgaaaaatgaaacttaaatgTTATGAAATAGCATGAAAAGTAAATAAGCACCAATTTGACTATATAAAATAGGACACATATTTGCAACAAAAGTACCATCTGCACTGTTAGAAAGCAAACAACCAATGgaaaattaccaaaaaatatTGTTATAATGTTAATAACTAATATATTACAAAATGATGGAGAAGATCACTAAGGATCTAAAACTAAAACTAGTTGTAAGCACACAACTTATAAAATATGGATTAAAATATAACCaacataaatattcatttcacttaatttaaaatcaaattgaGTTCATGGGCACTCAACAAACTAGAAACAGTGATTTGGGTTAAATTACCACCAACAAAAATATTCACGAACAAGATTATAAATTAGTTGTAAATTTGCACAAAGAAATTCAGCAAGCTGGATCAgaaacacacacctgtaatctcagctgcttgggaggttgaagcagaaggatcacaagtttgaggctatctggacaacttagcaaaaatctttctcaaaaaaaaaaaaatatatatatatatgtttagctcagtgatacagcaccactgagttcaatcccccataccaaaaaatggggaaaatcttttgaaaatatattgtgCTCCTTGAGTATATTCATCCACCTTATCCCAGTAATTTCACTGTATGAAATTACCTCACTATAACCGATTTACACACAAACATGTACTTATATAAAGATAATTTGTAAGTCATACACAAGATGAAAATATAGGGATTAAGAGAGGTAGTGGTACTGGATGAAGACTATGAACTAGCGGCAGGTGACTTTCATTTGGGTACTTATTCTTCTATTGGGTGACCTGGGAGCAGTATTAACCTCTCTGATATAATTTTCCCATCTAGAAGGTGGGCTTTCATGAGCATAAAATGCAAAAGCACAGGTAAAGTGCAGATACTAGCCCAGTTATACTGGAACCACTGTGTTAGTAATAAATTATACTAGTATTTACTTCAAGAGCATCtttctgtgtttgtgtatgtagATGTGCACATAAACGCTAGAttgcaattaatatttatttattactttgacTTGCAAATGGAGCTATGGATCTGGAATATACAAATCAATGGTCTGAACAACTGAGTCAGCCTCATCTTAATGGATGATGAACTTTCTTTACCTCTTCTGGCTCCCTGATTCCCATATCTAGTGTTTTTGTCATAAATGATTCTTCTCTAGAGGCAGAACTATAGAATATGAAGAAGATCAgtgtttctgaaaagaaaaataaatgtttcatgacactctttatttacagttttattttcttgttaatcATCAAGGCTGAGGGAGAAATTCGAATAGAAAAACTAAGGCAGGAAATTAcaggtatatttaaaatttcctctgCTGTTCCTGGGAAGAGCAATTGGAGATTATTATCCAGAGTTAATTGGGCAGCATGAATACAAGAAGGCATGGTGTTGAGGACAAGGAACAGCTGAGAACTGGTTTGTAAACAATTTAGCTGAAAAGTGACAGTTTTGGGGACATTACAATGTACATTTAACCAAGTACCTTCTTACTCGAATTCTATAATGATCCCTGAAAACTTTATAAGTCTCAAatttcatagcaaaaaaaaaaaagaaatttagcgTGGCAATCCACAGTCTTCTTTCCTTCTGCCAGATTGGATCCCCATGTTTTAATCAATGGAATTTCATGTAGTTCACAGAGCACTCAGTGAGCCATGTCATGACGGCCATGTCTTGCCTAGGCAGTTCCTCTGATGGTTCAAGTCATTTTCTCCCAAATCAGGTTCCCAAGAATTCTTTCGAGTTAACAGATTCATTGGGCACACATTACGCTTTATCTACTCCGTGAGGTGTTCAGAACacatcaagaaataaaacagaaaatctccTCTTATGAAGCACATATTCTACAAACTCACACCTTTTACATTATTCTAGGCACTGACTTTCTTGCTCAATGCTATTTGAGGTTTTATGAAGCAAAAACCAGGTTGCTCTTCATTTGACAATAGTTTATATGCAAGTACCACATATGAATCTCCCTCAGTATCTATAAGGAGGCCCTTTGTCTCCCTCATTAGATTAATTCCAAAGTActttttttgatattattatgAATGGGAtgcttttcatattattatttttttgcagatccattattggagtataggaaggtgattgatttatttatgttgatcttggatcctgctactttactaaatttgtttataaGCTCTAGAAGTCTGGTAGAGTTttgggggtcttctaaatataagatcatgtcatcaccaaacagagataatttgacctcttcttttcctatttttatccctttaattttcttctcttcctaattactctggctagagtttcaaggactatgttgaataggagtggtggaAATAGCATCTTtgtcttcttcctgtttttacaggaaatgctttcagttttttttttctgttcaataTGATGTTGATTCGGGTTTACTATATATATTCATACTATTGAGTATATATCCAATGTATAcaaaatcagtatgttgaagagatatcTGTACTGCTATGTTTATCATAGAActcttcacaatagctaaactatgtaTTTAATCTATTTGTCCATCAGTAGATTCATAGGTAAAGAAATGGGGTGCATATACAGACAATACAAAACTATTCACCTgaaaaaagatggaaattttgtcatttctgaCAACACGAATCAACCCAGGAAGAACTattgtaagtgaaataagccaagtacagaaagacaaattccACATGATCTAACAtctatattgaattttaaaagtcaaacaatagatgagaaaaaaaatgatgattacCAGAGTGCTGTGGGTACAGAGAGGAGGAGGGATattggtcaaagggtacaaaatatttactaatggGAGAAAAATGCTAAAGAGATCTTTTATACATCACAGTGGCTACAGCTAATAACAGCATATCACATACTTGAAAACTGCTAAGAGAAGATCTGAGATTTGTTCATCACGAGCAAAAAATAAGTATGAGGTAATGCATATGCTAATTGTATTCATTGAGCAATCATATAATGTATACTTAGATTAAAACATCATGTTATataccataaaaatatttttatcaatttgtTAGTTAAAGATATTTACTtgttgagctggggatgtggttcaagtggtagtgccctcgcctggcatgcgtgcggcccaggtttgatcctcagcaccacatacaaacaaagatgttgtgcccgccgaaaactaaaaaataaataataaaaaattctctctctctctccctttaaaaaaaagatatttacttGCCTCTAAATAACCCAGATATTTCTTATTTCAGGGCATATGATTATGTTTCTCCTGTCTAAAGGGATTTCCCCCAATAATCCCTTTTATTGGACATTCTTATTTATACTTCAGGGTATAGGTGAAATGCCCTTCTACTGGGACAGCAGTAGAGCCAAGCAAGGGCATGGGGGGGAGTGAGAGGGAAGGGTAAGGGGGTCACTAGAGattgaaattgaccaaattatgttatgtgtatgcacaaatatgtcacaatgaatcccactattacaGATAAATGTGATGCACCAACAATTCTCTAAAAGTCAATTGCTCGGGTATAACAGCCCTATATTATTTAATCTACATTAGATTTCTTTAGTCTTCCCTCTGTTAAATCGTGTACGCATTCTCTTTTATTAACTAAACTTACAATGGTTCTCAAGTGTTTTCCTGACTTTATCTGATTAGTGGGAttgttttgaaaaagaacataATATTTATGATGGCAAAGATACCATCTATTTTCTCTCCTCATGCCAGGCAGGAGCTAAGGTAGTATCAGGTGTATATTAAGAACATAATGTAAATTGTTGAAAtgataagaaatacaaaaaaagcaCAGCCTTCATGCcatgaaaacataaagaaatgggGAGCCTAATCCTATCACTGGGTTGCCACAGGTAAAAGGGAAAGTTTGGAAAGAGAGGGATGGCTGAGATTGCCTTGAAACATAAGATGGCATGTCCAAGTTATACAAAGAGGAGCTTCTCCAAAGTGAAGCAGCAGTACTCGAGAATACGTAGTCATGACAATATGGGGCCCAGCAAAGTTTTGTTGAGTTTCAGAAGGCAAAATTAGGCACTTAAGGGAAATGAATAGTGATaaatacaacaataataatgtTGGAGAGCAGGCAAGACTACAGGATAAATTCATGCTCACAAAGGATCCCATTTGACCAGAGATGTTATTGGAGGTGTTTTCCGTGGATTTTCTGGCCATTCTAGGACTTCCGATCTTTTCTGCATTAATAATATCTCAAAGCCTTTGCTTGGAATTATTTGAGAAATTTTAGCAATTGATACAAAAGTTGATACAAAGGTACTAGTGTCTTTATATAGAATAAATTAGTATGTGATTCAGGAAATTATGGGGGAGCTGACCAGGTAACAACAGAAAGGATATACATAGGAACAGAAGGTGAATTCTATCAGGATGCTCCGGTCTCAAGGGAAGGACATAACAGTTTAATGTGTAATTTAACGTGGTGAACGAGGGCACAAAAAGAGTCACTAAGGTTTGTTGCAGAACTGAAGGAGCCAAGGTTGTGCATTTTCTTCAGGAAAGGGAAGAGTCAGCTAGATAACCTGCTGTTCTATGGAGTTGACAGTTTAGATACCATCTTTGCTCTGATCAATTGCTCTTATCAGCTTGTACCTTTGTCTCAAATTAGTCTTTGAATGACCAGTATGTAGTACATTCACATGCAATTGAATTTTCTTGGAACTGAAAAATACCTTTCCATATCCTCTTAAACTTGATCAAGAAGGACTAATAGGAGAATGTTTTGCTTCACTGAGAAAAGTGTAAATTGTTTCTATGTTATAGAGTATTGGcataattaaatgagaaattaggTAAAAGCACACATTTTGCCTAGCAAATAAAAGCCATGAAgagtttaaaattaattctttttttttttaaagtgagaggcgggggggggggggagagagagagagagagagagagagagagagagaggttttttttaatatttatttctttttagttaccagcggacacaacatctttgttttgtatgtggtgctgaggatcgaaccccggccgcacacatgccaggcgagtgcgctaccacttgagccacatccccagccctaaaattaaTTCTTTAGTTAAGAGGAAACCAAGTCTTGCTCATTGTTCTTTGAAGGGCTGATATGAATTCCTTATTTCTCAGACTATAAATCATTGGATTGAACAATGGGGTGAGGATGGTATAAGACACAGATATCAGGGTGTCTTGGCTGGAAGAGTAGTTGGACTTGGGCCTCAAGTAGATGAAGGAGGCACAGCCATAGTGCACAGTCACCACAATGAGATGGgaggcacaggtggagaaggctttgtatCTCCCAACAGAGGAGGGGATCTTTAGAATGGCAGAGATGATGCGGACATAGGACACCAGGATGAGTAGCAGTGGGATGACCAAGACCAAGACACCCAGCATGAAGATGACCAACTGACTGAGGCGGGAGTGGTGAGATGCCAGTTTGAGGACAGGGGAGATgtcacagaagaaatgatgcagttGGTTGGAGGAGTGGAAGGGCAGGTGAAACACCAAAGATGTGATGATCTGAGCCACAGTGAAGCCACAGGCGCAGGCAGCAGCCACTAATCCCAAGCACACCCTGTGGCCCATGAGCACTGTGTAGCGTAGCGggttgcagatggccacatagcgatcaTAGCCCATGGCTGCCAGCAGGAAGGAGTGAGAGCAGCCCAGGAAGAGGAAGGTGAAcatctggatggcacagcccagGAAGGAGATGGTCTTCTTCTGAGCCAGCAGGTCCACCAGCATCTTGGGCACAATGACAAAGGTGTAGCAAGTCTCAAAGCAGGAGAGGActgagaggaagaagtacatgggggtgtgaagGGCTCTGTCCAGCACAATGGTGGACATGATGATGGCATTGGTGCCCAGTGTGAAGAGGTAGACGAGCAGGAAGACCATGAAGAGCAGCTGCTGCAGCCCAGCCAGAGCTGAGAAGCCCAGGAAGACAAACTCTCTCACCATGGTGTCATTGGTCCACTCCATAGACAGCAGTTCTATACAGGAGCGCCAGGGACAGAGGTGGAGGCCAGGACCCAGGAAGAAGAGCAGAAGAGTACAGGATCCTCAGCGTGAAGTTTGCATGTGACAAGTATTTCTGGATATTTGGTagagtttctttattttctctttaaaacatcTGCAAAAAGAAGAATTGATGCTAATATACCATAGAATATTTAGTGGCTCCAGTTGGGAGTCTACTTGTAAGTGAAAGACAATTCATATTTTTAGCCCAGGATTATGCTGGTGCCTAACAGATTacccttttatcttttatctgccttatcattttttttttgttcaatgtAAACTGAAGGAGACTAACTCTCTATAAGTGAAAAATGTTAACTTCATCTATCTGAACCTGATCAGAATGTAGAATGAAGGATAAAATtcaccaaattatgctatgtgatGTATGTATAGATCTTAATTAATTCTACTTTTTTAATAAACCAGTTagaacaccaaataaataatcagaAGGAAGATTGTAGAGTAAAGCAATGGAGGAAGGCATTGTGACATGCAAGGgattaaaatggagcaaattatgttatttcatttatgACTCTTATGTTAGTtgacaaatcaataaaaaaaaattcagattcatTTCTGACAGACTGACCAAGAAGACGATTAGGAGCACTACTGAAGGCTCCACAAACCAGTGTAAAACTCAGAGATGGGGCAGAAGATAACATTAAAGGAAATACATATGTTTCTTATTCAGGAAAAGAACAGTCACCAGGTGGTAGAGGGAGACTCTAACTTGGTGACATTTTCCTGCACATGGCAGTTTTTCCAGTCTGAGTTTCCACATGAATCCCAGAGTAATAGAGCTTCTCAGCAGTGGCTCACATCTTGCCTCAGAATGACAAAGAGAGTAGGACAATGGACACTGGAGAGGTTCTGCCCGTCCCTGCTAGAAAGCTCCACCTTTGTTGTAGTGGTAGGTCAATAAGGCAACTTTTGCAATTTTTGATG
This region of Ictidomys tridecemlineatus isolate mIctTri1 chromosome 11, mIctTri1.hap1, whole genome shotgun sequence genomic DNA includes:
- the LOC101974617 gene encoding olfactory receptor 10K1, which encodes MEWTNDTMVREFVFLGFSALAGLQQLLFMVFLLVYLFTLGTNAIIMSTIVLDRALHTPMYFFLSVLSCFETCYTFVIVPKMLVDLLAQKKTISFLGCAIQMFTFLFLGCSHSFLLAAMGYDRYVAICNPLRYTVLMGHRVCLGLVAAACACGFTVAQIITSLVFHLPFHSSNQLHHFFCDISPVLKLASHHSRLSQLVIFMLGVLVLVIPLLLILVSYVRIISAILKIPSSVGRYKAFSTCASHLIVVTVHYGCASFIYLRPKSNYSSSQDTLISVSYTILTPLFNPMIYSLRNKEFISALQRTMSKTWFPLN